The Candidatus Nitrosotenuis cloacae genome contains a region encoding:
- a CDS encoding DHHA1 domain-containing protein produces MAAPKSTKSKKTKVICLSHMEDADGISSAALIRQAFGGDSMLVDYPGLMPAVESLLNDDKLKSLYICDLGLSKNNQERFVEVLSTLRKKRVAVTYIDHHDIDPEIIKKLQKAKVKIFHDVNECTTVQVYDAYKSKLSDHSSFVAACAAITDYMEDRPKGSKLLQIYDRQFALISATVLTYNIVGHQKDPDYLLYLVEILSESQYPHQIPNSFEFAQIQVEKLAGMIAKVKKSLKKMKNLGYMEITDAGASGAVNFVLGLSGKNVGVAYKERVDHGIYAVSIRGSKSCQVHLGRLVNSLAQEFGGSGGGHDKACGAVIPKAKIGAFVKALNAKLN; encoded by the coding sequence GTGGCTGCCCCCAAGAGTACAAAGTCAAAAAAAACCAAAGTCATCTGTCTGTCTCACATGGAGGACGCAGACGGAATCAGCTCTGCAGCACTAATTCGCCAAGCATTTGGCGGCGACAGCATGCTTGTCGACTATCCTGGATTGATGCCTGCAGTAGAGTCGCTGCTAAATGATGATAAGCTAAAATCACTTTACATCTGTGACCTGGGACTGAGTAAAAACAACCAAGAAAGATTCGTCGAGGTCCTGTCCACACTCAGAAAAAAAAGAGTCGCAGTGACATACATTGATCATCATGACATCGATCCTGAAATTATAAAAAAATTGCAAAAAGCCAAGGTGAAGATATTCCATGACGTCAACGAGTGTACCACAGTCCAAGTTTACGATGCATACAAATCAAAGCTGTCTGATCATTCATCGTTTGTTGCAGCATGTGCTGCCATCACCGACTATATGGAGGACCGACCCAAGGGCTCAAAACTCTTGCAGATTTATGACCGCCAGTTTGCGCTGATATCTGCCACGGTTCTTACCTACAATATTGTCGGGCACCAAAAAGACCCAGACTATCTTTTGTATCTTGTGGAGATTCTAAGCGAGTCGCAATACCCTCACCAGATCCCAAACTCATTCGAATTTGCACAAATCCAAGTTGAAAAGCTTGCAGGAATGATCGCCAAAGTCAAAAAATCACTCAAGAAAATGAAGAATCTGGGATACATGGAGATTACAGATGCGGGAGCCAGCGGCGCTGTAAATTTTGTCTTGGGTCTGTCCGGCAAGAATGTCGGAGTTGCGTACAAGGAACGAGTTGATCATGGAATCTACGCTGTATCCATTAGGGGCTCCAAGTCGTGTCAGGTGCATCTTGGAAGGCTTGTAAACTCGCTTGCACAGGAGTTTGGAGGCTCAGGCGGTGGGCATGACAAGGCATGTGGTGCAGTTATTCCAAAAGCCAAAATCGGCGCATTTGTAAAAGCGCTGAACGCGAAACTTAACTGA
- a CDS encoding citrate/2-methylcitrate synthase yields the protein METKNIGLRDIEVADTKISDIDGDRGKLIYRGYDILDLTKNSTFEEVTYLLLNDKLPTRAEMDDFKQRLVDARDMPRQMQSNMRNWRKNADPMVMLQAFVVALAGYYDDKGENEEQINYQSAISLVAKMPTIVASWERVRTGKDIVDPDPRLSHAGNFLNMLVGEKPDLETERIFDICLILHADHTFNASTFAAREVASTGAHMYSAVSAAIGALSGPLHGGANHEVMKMLLEIKTADNAESWVKERLNRGEKIMGMGHAVYKTYDPRAQVLKELSKKLAKKTGQPWFEITEIVEETTIREMKKQKGIDIYPNVDLYSASLYYMLKIPPDLNTPIFAISRIAGWTSHVIEEKFARAAPKPVLYRPKATYVGKYCGPQGCEYKSIDLRQ from the coding sequence TTGGAGACAAAAAACATAGGTCTGCGCGACATCGAGGTCGCAGATACCAAGATCTCTGATATCGACGGGGATCGCGGCAAGCTGATTTACCGAGGATATGACATTTTAGATTTAACAAAAAACTCCACCTTTGAGGAGGTCACGTACCTCCTGCTAAACGACAAACTGCCCACCAGGGCAGAAATGGACGACTTTAAGCAAAGACTGGTGGATGCAAGAGACATGCCGCGTCAGATGCAGTCCAACATGAGGAACTGGCGAAAAAATGCAGATCCCATGGTGATGCTCCAGGCATTTGTGGTAGCACTGGCGGGGTACTATGACGACAAGGGAGAAAACGAGGAGCAGATAAACTACCAGAGCGCAATCAGCCTCGTTGCCAAGATGCCCACAATAGTGGCAAGCTGGGAGCGGGTAAGGACTGGAAAGGACATCGTGGATCCGGATCCAAGATTGTCACATGCGGGGAACTTTCTGAACATGCTAGTTGGCGAAAAGCCAGATCTTGAGACCGAGAGGATCTTTGATATCTGCCTCATTTTGCACGCAGACCACACGTTCAATGCGTCGACGTTTGCCGCAAGAGAGGTTGCATCAACTGGGGCACACATGTATTCTGCAGTAAGCGCCGCAATAGGCGCGCTGTCAGGCCCGTTGCATGGAGGTGCAAACCACGAGGTGATGAAGATGCTGCTTGAGATAAAGACTGCAGACAATGCAGAGTCATGGGTAAAGGAAAGGCTCAACAGGGGAGAGAAGATAATGGGAATGGGTCACGCAGTGTACAAGACGTATGATCCCCGAGCACAGGTGCTAAAGGAATTATCAAAAAAACTTGCAAAGAAGACAGGACAGCCGTGGTTTGAGATAACAGAGATTGTAGAGGAGACCACTATTCGCGAGATGAAAAAACAAAAGGGAATAGACATCTATCCGAACGTGGATCTGTACAGTGCATCACTGTACTACATGCTAAAGATCCCGCCGGATCTAAACACTCCGATCTTTGCAATATCACGCATAGCAGGATGGACGTCGCACGTAATTGAGGAAAAGTTTGCACGTGCAGCGCCGAAGCCGGTGCTGTATAGACCAAAGGCAACATACGTAGGAAAGTATTGCGGGCCGCAGGGGTGCGAGTACAAGTCGATCGACTTGAGACAATAA